The Niastella koreensis GR20-10 genome includes a window with the following:
- a CDS encoding DoxX family protein, translated as MKKLLAKTLSPHPRPVVFDWGMLLLRVAASLEIAIVHGFKKIGVGVAQAENIPNPLHLPEAFNNVFAIAANIVFPFFVLTGFFTRLSTLPTLAVTLTGYFVVHWNDSLLEKDTPFIYSLIFLVILILGPGKYSVDNSLSKKLSA; from the coding sequence ATGAAAAAGTTACTCGCGAAAACGCTCAGCCCCCATCCCCGGCCGGTTGTTTTTGATTGGGGCATGCTCCTGCTGCGGGTGGCAGCCTCCCTGGAAATTGCCATCGTTCATGGGTTCAAAAAGATTGGCGTAGGCGTAGCACAGGCTGAAAACATTCCTAATCCGCTGCACCTGCCGGAGGCATTCAATAATGTGTTTGCCATTGCGGCTAACATCGTGTTTCCCTTTTTTGTGTTGACAGGCTTTTTCACACGATTGTCGACCCTGCCTACCCTTGCGGTTACGCTCACGGGATATTTCGTAGTGCACTGGAATGATTCGCTTTTAGAAAAGGATACGCCTTTCATCTACAGCCTGATCTTCCTGGTGATTTTGATCCTTGGGCCCGGTAAATATTCAGTAGACAATTCACTTTCCAAAAAACTATCAGCATGA
- a CDS encoding DMT family transporter — protein MKYIWIIMALLSGAFLPIQGGINSRLGKEIASPVHASLISFLVGAVVLFTYTLIMRQPVQISGLKNAPLYLWSGGLLGAFYVTVIILAFPKIGPALTFGLVVAGQMIISIILDHFNILVAQPHPVNIWKVLGVLLVITGVIIVRKS, from the coding sequence ATGAAATATATCTGGATCATTATGGCGCTGTTATCCGGAGCTTTTCTTCCGATCCAGGGCGGTATCAATTCCCGGCTCGGTAAAGAAATCGCAAGTCCGGTACATGCTTCATTGATCTCATTTTTAGTAGGCGCCGTTGTGTTGTTCACTTATACCCTCATCATGCGTCAGCCGGTACAAATAAGCGGTTTGAAAAATGCGCCTTTATACCTCTGGAGTGGCGGTTTGTTAGGCGCATTTTATGTAACGGTCATAATCCTGGCCTTTCCTAAAATTGGTCCGGCCCTCACCTTCGGGCTGGTCGTAGCCGGACAAATGATCATCTCTATCATCCTGGACCATTTCAATATCCTGGTGGCCCAACCGCACCCGGTTAATATCTGGAAAGTATTGGGCGTTTTGCTCGTGATCACCGGAGTAATAATTGTCAGAAAATCTTAA
- a CDS encoding alginate export family protein: MKALLAISLFLLLLSGAYAQSIPAFKQLRYDEDYYSLKQDSNPNWYKKTKFNPLSKNGNTYVSFGGDIRYQYQWFKNENWGESPQDNDGFILTRTLAHADFHAGSHFRTFVQLQSSFANGRATTPSPVEENQLDLHQAFADLAFPLKDEQSLTIRVGRQELLYGSQRLVAVRDGPNNRQSFDAARLLYTHPGWKADVFFSHFVQSKQQIFDDGFKNNTRFWGAYLVKNKVPILNNVDLYYFGLLRNNAKFDDGAGRELRHSVGSRIWSAKKFWRYDVEGLYQFGGFAGKTISAWTFSVNTGYKFANTLLKPELGIKTELISGDAKYNDNKLQTFNPLFPRGGYFGLVSLIGPSNLCDIHPSLSLDLSRRLFFGLDYDLFWRYSRYDGIYGPNVAMIYSGKKSDQKSIGRQYSNTLEYIPNNYLYFRVEFTWFKASDFLQDVGPGKNILFTAVTAQLKF; encoded by the coding sequence ATGAAAGCACTACTAGCCATCTCCCTGTTTCTTTTATTATTATCAGGGGCCTATGCGCAATCGATACCTGCGTTCAAACAACTCCGGTATGACGAGGATTACTACAGCCTGAAACAGGACAGCAACCCGAACTGGTATAAGAAAACCAAGTTCAATCCCCTTTCAAAGAATGGCAATACGTATGTCAGTTTTGGGGGCGACATCCGGTATCAATACCAGTGGTTCAAAAATGAGAACTGGGGAGAATCGCCCCAGGACAACGACGGGTTTATTCTTACCCGCACGCTGGCGCATGCCGACTTTCATGCAGGCAGTCATTTCAGAACGTTTGTGCAGCTGCAAAGCAGTTTCGCCAACGGCAGGGCAACCACGCCATCACCCGTAGAAGAAAACCAGTTGGACCTGCACCAGGCGTTCGCCGATCTGGCATTTCCGCTGAAGGATGAACAGTCGCTAACGATCAGGGTTGGCCGGCAGGAATTGTTATACGGCTCGCAAAGACTGGTAGCTGTCCGGGATGGGCCTAATAACCGGCAATCATTCGACGCTGCCCGGTTGTTGTACACCCATCCGGGCTGGAAGGCCGACGTGTTCTTCTCGCATTTTGTACAGTCGAAACAACAGATCTTCGATGATGGCTTTAAGAATAATACCCGGTTCTGGGGCGCTTACCTGGTTAAGAACAAGGTACCCATCCTGAATAATGTCGATCTCTATTACTTCGGGCTTTTGAGGAACAATGCAAAATTCGATGATGGTGCTGGAAGGGAACTAAGACACTCCGTAGGCAGCAGGATCTGGTCGGCTAAAAAGTTCTGGCGATACGATGTTGAAGGGTTGTATCAGTTCGGCGGTTTTGCCGGCAAAACAATCTCTGCCTGGACATTCTCGGTTAACACCGGTTATAAGTTTGCAAACACTTTACTGAAACCGGAACTGGGAATAAAAACAGAGCTCATCAGCGGCGATGCAAAGTATAATGATAACAAACTGCAAACTTTTAACCCGCTGTTCCCACGCGGCGGTTACTTTGGGTTGGTATCATTGATCGGCCCTTCCAACCTGTGCGATATCCATCCATCTTTATCACTCGATCTGTCGCGCAGGCTGTTCTTTGGCCTCGACTATGATCTTTTCTGGCGTTACAGCAGGTATGATGGCATTTATGGGCCCAATGTGGCCATGATCTATTCAGGAAAAAAGAGTGATCAAAAATCCATAGGGCGGCAGTATTCAAATACCCTGGAATACATTCCCAACAACTACCTGTATTTCCGCGTGGAATTTACCTGGTTCAAGGCCAGTGATTTCCTCCAGGATGTTGGCCCGGGTAAAAACATTTTGTTCACAGCCGTAACGGCTCAACTTAAGTTTTAA
- a CDS encoding alpha/beta hydrolase has translation MKKLIHSTLLSILLLTISIMTNAQTPTGVKNVVIVHGAFADGSGWQNVYELLTKQGYHVTIVQNPLSSLNDDVAATTRILDKQDGPTVLVGHSWGGSVITQAGVHPKVAALVYVAAFVPEVNETTLDLIKTAPPATENGILPPDDKGFIFYDKQKFHAGFAADVPKEKAEFMYASQGPIAAQSFVTPLTQAAWKTKPSFAIVAAEDKSINPDIERFMYKRAGSKVTELHGSHAIYMSKPKEVAEVIEMAAKGK, from the coding sequence ATGAAAAAGCTTATTCATTCCACCTTATTATCCATTTTACTTTTAACCATTTCAATTATGACAAACGCACAAACTCCAACAGGCGTCAAAAACGTCGTGATCGTTCACGGAGCTTTTGCCGATGGCTCCGGCTGGCAAAACGTATATGAGCTGCTTACCAAACAGGGGTACCATGTTACCATTGTTCAAAATCCATTATCATCTTTAAACGATGATGTGGCCGCTACTACCAGGATCCTCGACAAACAGGATGGACCTACCGTGTTGGTTGGCCATTCCTGGGGCGGATCGGTTATAACCCAGGCCGGTGTTCATCCTAAAGTGGCCGCGCTCGTATATGTAGCAGCCTTTGTACCCGAGGTTAATGAAACCACGCTCGATCTTATCAAAACAGCTCCGCCTGCAACCGAGAATGGTATTCTTCCTCCCGATGACAAGGGTTTTATATTTTACGACAAACAAAAGTTCCATGCAGGTTTTGCCGCCGATGTTCCAAAGGAAAAAGCGGAATTCATGTATGCATCACAAGGGCCGATTGCGGCACAATCCTTTGTTACCCCGTTAACCCAGGCAGCCTGGAAAACAAAACCATCGTTTGCGATTGTAGCAGCAGAAGATAAAAGCATCAACCCCGACATCGAGCGGTTCATGTATAAAAGAGCAGGATCAAAGGTTACCGAGTTACACGGCAGCCATGCTATTTATATGTCAAAGCCAAAAGAAGTGGCCGAAGTGATTGAAATGGCAGCAAAAGGGAAATAA
- a CDS encoding ABC transporter permease has product MFRTWFKTAVRSFTNNKVFSFINIFGLAIGLTCFVLIAIFIFNELSYDRYSANAKDIYRINLSTIGNGNVAVYPNVDYAVGEGMKNAFPEIKEFARLSPATDFVKYDDRKFKEDKLAFADSNFLQLFSIPLLEGNNKDALVQPNSVVISKTLAKKYFGNADPIGKTLVIGLHDALYTVTGVFDKVPDNSHFHFEAFLSITSWHVTKPSWSNLGLYTYLLLNKNVDPKKLAAKFPVLVAQYVVPEVQHDMGISLAEAQKSVNTFIFSLQPLENIHLYSHTKYEIDPGGDIQYVTIFSVLAVFVLLLACINFTNLSIARSVKRAKEVGIRKVMGSARWQLVKQFLSESVLLSFCAMFVAVLFLFVLLPFFNQLSGKQISIGYLLNYKFLLALIALLFLVGILAGIYPSFFLSGFNPVTVLKGAPGTGRHKSHLRGGLIVFQFFVSTTLIISTLIVYRQLRYMQNKNLGYEKEQVLFLPDGRLMGDNQEAFKQSVLKDSRVVAATIARSVPADNFIDGTEVYPVNEKGNGTEIHMNIYHVDYDYVKTLGIQMQKGRYFSEDFGSDSSAAVVNEAAVKELGWSNTDPIGRTIVRSGRQAFKIVGVMKDFNYTSAKQKVAPLMMLLGGNRGGFVIKIKTADVAGFLAALKEKWNSFNPQGPLNYVFLDEKFAAMYAGEIRTQQIFFVFAIVAIIIASLGLFGLSAFVIEQRTKEIGIHKVLGASVQNVLLLVSKEFLWLIVIAFVISIPVTWWSMHKWLENYAYRINIGLAVFVIGGLAATLIAVLTISYQSIRAATANPVKNLRTE; this is encoded by the coding sequence ATGTTCCGAACCTGGTTCAAAACCGCCGTCAGAAGCTTTACAAATAATAAAGTTTTCTCCTTCATCAATATCTTTGGTTTAGCCATTGGCTTAACCTGTTTTGTGCTGATCGCAATTTTTATTTTCAATGAACTGAGTTATGATCGCTACTCAGCCAACGCAAAAGATATTTATCGTATAAACTTATCAACAATCGGCAATGGCAATGTTGCTGTTTATCCAAATGTTGACTATGCTGTTGGCGAGGGAATGAAAAACGCTTTTCCTGAGATAAAAGAATTTGCAAGATTGTCGCCGGCTACTGATTTTGTAAAATACGACGACAGGAAATTCAAAGAAGACAAGCTTGCCTTTGCAGATTCAAATTTCCTGCAACTGTTTTCTATTCCTTTATTGGAAGGAAATAACAAAGACGCCCTCGTTCAGCCAAACAGTGTTGTTATTTCAAAGACCCTGGCAAAAAAATATTTTGGAAATGCGGATCCTATTGGTAAAACCCTGGTAATCGGCTTGCATGATGCGCTGTATACAGTAACCGGGGTGTTTGACAAAGTTCCGGATAATTCTCATTTTCATTTTGAAGCGTTCTTAAGCATCACATCATGGCATGTAACAAAACCAAGCTGGAGCAACTTAGGTCTGTACACTTATTTGTTACTGAATAAAAATGTTGATCCGAAAAAATTAGCGGCTAAATTTCCGGTGTTGGTTGCCCAATATGTTGTGCCGGAAGTGCAGCATGATATGGGCATAAGTTTGGCTGAAGCACAGAAATCAGTCAATACATTTATTTTTTCATTACAACCGCTTGAAAATATCCATCTTTACTCACACACCAAATATGAAATTGACCCAGGCGGCGACATACAATATGTTACAATTTTTTCTGTGCTTGCGGTGTTTGTTTTATTGCTTGCCTGTATAAACTTCACTAATCTTTCCATTGCCCGTTCAGTAAAAAGAGCCAAAGAAGTGGGCATACGCAAAGTAATGGGTTCTGCCAGATGGCAATTGGTAAAGCAGTTCCTTTCTGAGTCGGTATTATTGAGCTTTTGCGCCATGTTTGTTGCCGTTCTTTTCCTGTTTGTGTTACTTCCCTTTTTTAACCAGCTTTCAGGCAAACAAATAAGTATCGGTTATTTGTTGAATTATAAATTCTTACTTGCATTGATCGCCTTGTTGTTCCTGGTTGGGATACTGGCAGGTATTTACCCTTCATTCTTTTTATCAGGATTCAATCCAGTCACCGTTTTAAAAGGCGCTCCGGGAACAGGGCGCCATAAAAGTCATCTGCGCGGCGGGTTGATCGTGTTTCAGTTTTTTGTTTCAACAACGTTGATTATTTCCACCCTCATCGTTTACCGGCAATTGCGCTATATGCAAAACAAGAACCTGGGTTATGAAAAAGAACAGGTTTTGTTTTTGCCCGACGGAAGGCTGATGGGCGACAACCAGGAAGCATTTAAGCAAAGCGTGTTGAAAGATAGCCGTGTCGTTGCTGCCACCATTGCGAGATCCGTTCCGGCCGACAATTTTATAGATGGAACAGAGGTATACCCCGTAAATGAAAAAGGCAATGGCACAGAGATCCACATGAACATTTATCATGTCGACTATGACTATGTGAAAACACTGGGTATTCAAATGCAAAAGGGAAGATATTTTTCGGAAGATTTCGGTTCAGACAGCAGCGCTGCGGTAGTTAACGAAGCTGCAGTAAAGGAATTGGGATGGAGCAATACAGATCCTATTGGCAGGACCATTGTACGTTCGGGACGGCAGGCGTTTAAAATTGTGGGAGTGATGAAAGACTTTAACTACACATCAGCCAAACAAAAAGTTGCGCCCTTAATGATGTTGCTGGGTGGAAACCGCGGTGGCTTCGTCATTAAAATAAAAACGGCCGATGTAGCCGGATTTTTAGCTGCGCTTAAGGAAAAGTGGAATTCATTCAATCCGCAAGGCCCCCTGAACTATGTTTTTTTAGATGAAAAGTTTGCAGCCATGTATGCCGGCGAGATCAGAACGCAACAAATATTCTTTGTATTCGCCATCGTTGCCATTATTATTGCAAGCCTGGGATTATTCGGACTTTCTGCCTTTGTAATTGAACAACGCACAAAAGAGATCGGCATCCATAAAGTATTGGGTGCGTCTGTGCAAAATGTACTATTGCTGGTATCAAAGGAGTTTTTGTGGCTTATTGTTATCGCATTTGTTATTTCCATTCCTGTAACCTGGTGGAGCATGCATAAATGGCTGGAGAATTATGCATACAGAATAAACATAGGCTTGGCAGTATTTGTCATTGGCGGATTGGCCGCAACATTGATAGCCGTGCTTACCATCAGCTATCAATCCATCAGGGCGGCAACGGCAAACCCGGTGAAAAATCTGAGAACGGAATAG
- a CDS encoding YciI family protein — translation MANEFMLYIRNAGDAKANLSADEHLKFIKQCEVYIEQLKSKGKLIAAQPLLREGCIITKNDNTWNTSLVDPTKEIQVGYYHIQADSVDEAIEIAKQNPEFAFVPTASIEVRPVKTKEAQTNFVYPK, via the coding sequence ATGGCAAACGAATTTATGCTGTACATCCGCAATGCCGGTGATGCAAAGGCAAACCTCTCTGCCGACGAGCATTTGAAGTTTATAAAACAGTGCGAAGTATATATTGAGCAATTAAAGTCAAAGGGCAAACTCATAGCAGCGCAGCCATTATTACGCGAAGGTTGTATTATTACAAAAAATGACAATACCTGGAACACTTCATTAGTCGATCCCACCAAAGAGATCCAGGTAGGTTATTACCACATCCAGGCAGACAGCGTTGACGAGGCGATCGAGATCGCCAAACAAAATCCTGAATTTGCCTTTGTTCCAACAGCCAGTATTGAAGTGAGACCTGTAAAGACAAAAGAAGCGCAGACCAATTTTGTTTATCCGAAATAA
- a CDS encoding MFS transporter, with protein MEQVQLGLKENWKQFTLLVIINAFVGGMVGMERTILPRIAEAEFHIAAKTAILSFIVVFGVVKALTNYFTGALANKVGRKNLLTIGWLSGVPVPFILMFAENWNWIIAANVLLGINQGLTWSSTVIMKIDLVGEKQRGFAMGLNEFAGYIAVAAVAFLTGWIAATYGLRPYPFYTGIVLSMLGLFSSWLLVKDTRHHVAAETTASRVRMLKNVFWETTWTNRNLGSVTQAGLINNLNDGMAWGIFPMLLASKGFSIDKIGIVTAVYPAVWGFGQLFTGKMADHFSKKKLLFTGMLLQGVVLVFFPFANSMMHYVLLSVMLGWGTAMVYPTFLATIAENTHPTDRAGGLGVFRLWRDAGYAIGAVITGVIADNFGINTSVVTVGVLTVLSAMVIIFRMEDPR; from the coding sequence TTGGAACAGGTACAATTAGGATTAAAGGAGAACTGGAAGCAATTTACCCTGCTTGTGATCATCAATGCATTTGTGGGCGGCATGGTTGGCATGGAGCGGACTATTCTTCCCCGGATCGCAGAAGCGGAATTTCATATTGCCGCCAAAACGGCCATTCTTTCCTTCATCGTTGTTTTTGGTGTTGTTAAAGCGCTCACTAACTATTTTACCGGCGCATTGGCCAATAAGGTTGGTAGAAAAAATTTATTGACCATTGGCTGGCTGTCAGGTGTGCCGGTGCCGTTCATTTTAATGTTTGCCGAAAACTGGAACTGGATCATTGCCGCCAATGTATTGCTGGGTATAAACCAGGGCCTTACCTGGAGCAGTACAGTGATAATGAAAATTGACCTGGTAGGGGAGAAACAACGTGGTTTTGCCATGGGGCTGAATGAATTTGCCGGGTACATAGCAGTGGCCGCCGTGGCATTTTTAACCGGCTGGATAGCGGCTACCTATGGCTTACGGCCTTACCCGTTCTATACCGGTATTGTACTATCCATGCTGGGCCTGTTCAGCAGCTGGCTGCTGGTAAAAGATACCCGTCATCATGTGGCTGCCGAAACAACCGCGAGTAGAGTGCGTATGCTGAAAAATGTTTTTTGGGAAACCACGTGGACAAACAGGAACCTGGGTTCAGTTACCCAGGCCGGATTGATCAATAACCTGAACGATGGCATGGCCTGGGGCATATTCCCGATGCTGCTGGCATCGAAAGGATTTTCCATTGATAAAATTGGGATTGTAACGGCCGTTTACCCGGCTGTCTGGGGCTTTGGTCAGTTGTTTACAGGAAAAATGGCCGATCACTTTTCAAAAAAGAAACTCCTGTTCACCGGCATGCTGTTACAGGGAGTGGTACTGGTGTTTTTTCCTTTTGCCAATTCAATGATGCATTATGTTTTGCTGTCGGTTATGCTGGGATGGGGCACTGCCATGGTTTATCCTACCTTTTTAGCCACTATTGCCGAAAATACACATCCAACAGACAGGGCCGGCGGCCTGGGCGTATTTCGCCTCTGGCGCGATGCAGGCTATGCTATCGGCGCCGTTATTACCGGTGTTATTGCTGATAACTTTGGGATCAATACATCTGTTGTTACAGTGGGCGTCTTAACGGTGCTATCGGCGATGGTAATTATATTCAGAATGGAGGACCCCCGGTGA
- a CDS encoding pectate lyase, which yields MLASIPRKTVTLFAILYCHVVVARQLPLPQQAEQTMLKATRYMADSVSTHGGYVWYYLPDLSRRWGEMEAYKTMIWVQDGGTVSVGHMLLDAYDATGNEYFYQQAERAGEAMIWGQSNEGGWNYMVDFAGDRSLKKWYATIGKNGWRLEEFQHYYGNSTYDDDVSSDAARLLLRLYLEKFDPRYKPALDKAISFILKSQYPNGGWPQRYPLKHDFNKAGHPDYSSFYTFNDDVIWENVFFLIQCYETLGESRFLEPINKGMNFYLLVQGKNGAWGQQYDMNRQVAGARTYEPADYLPRYTFNNCLLLLRFYRYTGDRKYLAHIQDAKWLEKTKLPERMTQNGKYTHPLYVNPANDKPIFVHRKGANVIYGYYYADTSDARLLGHYPGKSYINIQYLKDEYAKISALSPKEVTHDSPLMPGEFEGADIPQTWYHLSREEHAENEPVSEAGVKVIIDRLDSRNRWLIKHGQSCFRRAVE from the coding sequence ATGCTTGCTTCCATTCCGCGCAAAACTGTTACCCTGTTTGCTATCCTGTACTGTCATGTTGTTGTTGCCCGTCAGCTCCCGCTTCCTCAACAAGCGGAACAAACCATGTTAAAGGCCACCCGGTATATGGCCGACAGCGTGAGTACGCATGGCGGCTATGTGTGGTACTATTTGCCTGATCTGTCGAGGCGATGGGGCGAAATGGAAGCCTATAAAACCATGATCTGGGTACAGGACGGGGGCACCGTAAGCGTTGGTCATATGTTGCTGGACGCCTATGACGCTACGGGTAACGAATACTTTTACCAGCAGGCGGAAAGGGCAGGAGAGGCAATGATCTGGGGACAGAGCAATGAGGGCGGATGGAATTATATGGTTGATTTTGCAGGCGACCGCTCGCTTAAAAAATGGTATGCCACCATCGGAAAAAATGGATGGCGGCTCGAGGAGTTTCAACATTACTATGGTAACAGCACTTACGATGATGATGTGTCATCTGATGCAGCCCGTTTACTGCTGAGATTATATTTGGAGAAATTCGATCCCAGATACAAACCGGCACTCGATAAGGCCATCAGTTTTATCCTCAAAAGCCAGTATCCCAACGGCGGATGGCCGCAACGTTACCCGCTTAAACACGATTTTAATAAGGCCGGTCATCCCGACTATTCTTCCTTTTATACTTTCAACGATGATGTGATCTGGGAGAACGTTTTTTTTCTTATTCAATGTTATGAAACCCTGGGTGAAAGCAGGTTTCTGGAACCGATCAACAAGGGAATGAATTTCTATTTATTGGTGCAGGGTAAAAACGGGGCATGGGGGCAGCAGTACGATATGAATAGGCAGGTGGCCGGCGCCAGGACTTATGAACCGGCAGATTATCTTCCCCGTTATACTTTTAATAATTGCCTGTTGTTGCTTAGGTTCTATCGGTACACCGGCGACCGGAAATACCTGGCGCATATTCAGGACGCCAAATGGCTGGAAAAGACAAAGCTTCCCGAGCGCATGACGCAGAATGGAAAATATACCCATCCGCTTTATGTAAATCCGGCCAACGATAAACCCATCTTTGTTCATCGCAAAGGCGCCAATGTCATCTATGGTTATTATTATGCAGATACCTCCGATGCCAGATTGTTGGGGCATTATCCGGGGAAGAGTTATATAAATATTCAATACCTGAAAGATGAGTATGCAAAAATAAGTGCGTTGTCACCGAAAGAAGTGACGCATGATTCTCCACTGATGCCAGGTGAATTTGAAGGGGCTGATATTCCGCAGACCTGGTATCACCTCAGCCGGGAGGAGCATGCCGAAAATGAACCTGTATCTGAAGCAGGCGTGAAAGTTATTATTGACCGGCTTGACAGCCGGAACCGCTGGCTGATAAAGCATGGGCAGTCTTGCTTTAGGCGTGCGGTTGAATAA
- a CDS encoding RNA recognition motif domain-containing protein: MNIQVFNLSLNTENRDLRKLFSAFGLVTTAEVMKDKMSGRSKRNAMIEMPNEKEGRQAIESLDQSLLDGKKISVNEYLIESRW; the protein is encoded by the coding sequence ATGAATATACAGGTGTTTAATCTTAGTTTGAATACGGAAAACCGCGACTTGCGAAAATTATTTTCTGCCTTTGGCCTTGTGACAACGGCTGAGGTGATGAAAGATAAAATGAGTGGCCGTTCAAAAAGAAATGCTATGATTGAAATGCCCAACGAAAAGGAAGGCCGGCAGGCAATTGAATCGCTTGATCAAAGTCTACTTGACGGGAAAAAAATATCAGTTAACGAATATCTGATAGAGTCCAGATGGTAA
- a CDS encoding cold-shock protein, which yields MAKSQEPFTKRDRERQRQKKQQDKREKMKERKAKGKSGDMQNMLAYLDENGNLTNRPPDPRKMKTFRQEDIQISVPKSEDRVPDLPRKGTVSFFNTQKGFGFIIDAETRERIFVHVNDLSGSVQENDKVTFLVQNGPKGLLATDVSLAK from the coding sequence ATGGCAAAATCACAAGAACCATTCACAAAAAGAGATCGTGAAAGACAACGCCAGAAAAAGCAACAAGATAAAAGGGAGAAAATGAAAGAGAGAAAGGCTAAGGGAAAAAGCGGCGATATGCAAAATATGCTGGCTTACCTGGATGAAAATGGAAACCTTACCAACAGACCTCCTGATCCAAGAAAAATGAAAACTTTCCGTCAGGAAGATATTCAAATCAGTGTGCCTAAGAGCGAAGACAGAGTTCCGGATCTGCCCAGGAAAGGCACTGTTTCATTTTTTAACACACAAAAAGGTTTTGGTTTTATCATCGATGCTGAAACACGTGAACGCATATTTGTTCATGTTAATGATTTGTCGGGTTCGGTTCAGGAAAATGACAAGGTAACATTTCTGGTGCAGAATGGCCCCAAGGGGCTGCTGGCTACTGACGTATCCCTGGCTAAATAA
- a CDS encoding RNA recognition motif domain-containing protein: MRLFISNLNRFTTTSQVVALLIPFGFVKSAKLNMSILNGYSEGTAMIEMEYDAGSSAIRELNDRRFMNRYIKVEENFGAFA, encoded by the coding sequence ATGCGTTTATTCATTAGCAACCTGAACAGGTTTACTACAACTTCTCAAGTTGTAGCGCTTTTAATTCCTTTTGGCTTCGTAAAATCAGCCAAACTTAATATGAGCATCCTGAATGGCTATTCCGAGGGAACAGCAATGATAGAAATGGAATACGATGCCGGCAGTTCGGCTATCAGGGAACTGAATGACCGCAGGTTTATGAATCGTTATATTAAAGTGGAAGAGAACTTTGGTGCTTTTGCCTGA
- a CDS encoding RNA recognition motif domain-containing protein, whose product MNIYVSNLSFDVHDEDLKDFFAPYGEVTSAKVITDRETGRSRGFGFVEMTDEAASKKAIAELDGSTVENRTISVSVAKPKEDRPARNNGRSGFWK is encoded by the coding sequence ATGAACATTTATGTATCAAATTTAAGCTTCGACGTACATGACGAAGACTTGAAAGATTTTTTCGCTCCTTATGGAGAAGTAACTTCAGCTAAAGTTATCACAGATAGAGAAACTGGCAGATCAAGAGGTTTCGGATTTGTTGAAATGACCGATGAAGCAGCTTCCAAAAAGGCAATTGCAGAATTGGATGGTAGCACAGTGGAAAACAGGACCATCAGCGTATCTGTGGCAAAGCCAAAAGAAGACAGGCCTGCCCGTAATAATGGAAGAAGCGGTTTTTGGAAATAG